Within the Marasmius oreades isolate 03SP1 chromosome 10, whole genome shotgun sequence genome, the region GGTCTATCCAATTCCAAAGACCCGAAACTTGGAACAATAAGCTCGAAGCAAGGGAAATATGATATATATGAATACAGAGATGCCGACCCCCCTGTAGGAGgcgaagaaatcaagaatATATCATGTCTACTTCCACGAAGAGGCAAGAAGGATGAACTTCGTCTGGGTGCGTTTTGTGTTCTCTGCCATTACCCCATTTTTTGATCTTTTTTCCGATTTTTGTTAGCTCCCAGGCCAATAGCACGCCGCCTAGTCGTTTCATCTCATGAAGTGAAGGCAACGCCGATAGATGACGAGGCAGCGATCGAGCTCATGAATCCTAGACGCTTCTCGTACTCGAAAGAAATGCTCACGCATAAGTTCATGCCCTATGGATCCCATCTACCCACACCACCGGAGGATGTTGATATGGACGTTGAAGAAATTCAAGCACGTCCCCCTGAGCCTGAACCCAAGAAGCCGAAGAATGCGGATGGTTCAAGAACCAAGGGCAAGCGTAAAAAGATGGCAGAAGAGACTTCCAGTCCCAAGAAGTCAAAAAAAGTCAAGAGGGCGAAGTGAACTTGAAGGTGAGTATCTTTTCGTCAATCTTTACTTGCTTTCAGGTCTATAAATTCACGCAGATTCCGTTTGTTCTTGGGTCCTTGACTCTGAACTTGTAGCACACATTCCGGGAGTGCTCCGTCCTGAGCTAGCTTATCTATTGATTAGATATTTTATTTTGAAATTGAGAACTTGGCCGTATGATCAGTAAATACAGTTCACTGTTACACAGCCACAATGTCGCGACTTTCAGTACTATCGACCGCCTCGTCCATTGAACATGTATCGTCCAACGTTCCCCGGCCACCCCGACCCAGTATACTCGATAGAAATCTGAACAAGACTCGTGTGGCAGACGTTTCTGGATCAGCGTTTAGCTTCCTTTTCTCTGAACTCGTGCAATACACACAAAGCCGAGTAACAGGTATCAATGACCTCGAACGGCGGTATGACCTTTCTTGTATGCTCTTGACTGCCTCCAAAACTTATGCTGCCCTAGTTTAAACACACTCGGATACCGTGTTGGCTCTAGAGTCCTGGAGATTACCGTTTGGCGAGCGGAATCCTCCTCAAAAGCACCCAAACGCGAAATCAGACTTTTACCAGCTCTCATGTTTATTCACACACACATATGGCGTGCGGTATTCGGGAAACCTGCGGATGCGATTGAGAAGAGTGTTGAGAATGCAGATGAATGTGCGTTTCCCCTCTTGGTTTGTTCACTACAGCAGCTGGATGACTAGTGATGTAGATATGATTGTAGACAACGATCCTCTGATCGAAAGACACATCTCTGTACCGAAAGATTTTTCTCAGCTTAGCTGTTCGTCATTCACGGCTGGTATTGTCGAAGCTGTTCTTGATGGTTTATGTTTTGTGCGTATCCGATCTATCTATCAATACGCCTATAAATCCGagtcttcgtcttcctcccCTCAGCCTGCCCGAGTTACCGCTCATAACACTCCCAATTCACAATACCCTTCTCGGACTACGATTCTCATCAAGTTAGAGAAGTCGGTGTTGGAGCGAGAGGAGGTTTTGAAGACGTAGAAAGGCCAGGTCCTGGAAAGGTTATACGACAAGACGAAACTCGAGCGAAAGTTCTTCGATGGATCAGGTTATTCGCGTTATGGGTGTATAGTAACATTTGGAGTAGAAACCAAAAAGTAATTCCAAAGGGCGCAGAATCACTGGCAAAACGAGGCGCAGAGATCTCTGGTGGATAAGGCGGATATCCAGATCATCTTTTCACCAAACGCCAATATGACATCTGTCTCCCTCTGTGGGCAGACTTTTTCTTCGGTTTGAACGTTGAAGACCCCGAAATCATGACTGCGGTCGTTGATATATGATATTTCGGAGGCAATGAGTTAGATTACAAAGGTCGAGGGACTGCAGGACGGCAAGACCGTCGGGGTTGTTCGTGTTACCGTCACCGGTCAGTTCAGGTGGTCTGTGAGAGAAGCTTGAAGTGGAGTCGATAGCAGAGTTGagtttgagttataaaaggAATTCCAGTGGGAAGAGACCGAGCCTGGTCGGAAGTGTATGTCAGGTTGAAAGCAAGCACTAGAGACGTACGGAGAAGGGTTTTTAATTTTTTAATTTTAATTCCTAATAATACATGCCGCCGGCACGTCCCGCGCGGGAAAAACGTCGACGCGTGACTGGAAATTGGACCGTGACGGATTTCAGGCTTTGCTTCTTACCACGACCGACGCGATCTAATCCTTAATTTATTCCACCATTGTCTCCTCCGGGCGCCGAAATCTTTAACTAGAGGAAACAGACGCTCTGCTCAGTTCTTTCCCTCGTGTTCATCCGCCGCAGGAGTCACCTTATTGTCTACATTAAAGCCCAACTGACAATAATACCTGGATCGGCCTTGAGCTATTCTTTTCTACTTTCCTCGATCTTCGCACTCTTCAAAAAACAATTTCGACCACTCTCACCGGAATTTGGCTCACGCAGCGCTGAGGGATTGGTTTCGTCAAGGTCTCGAACTTCGGGCGCGATGCTCAATTCGTTCCCGGCGGTCACACAGCTTCGTTCTTCGTTGCTTACACAACCTCTCAACAAGGATGCTGTTCCTCCAACTGAAGAACTCGAGTCACTGTTCTCAGAATTGAAAATATTGAAGCAACGGAGTGTCGATCGGACGAAGAAAGCGGAGTCGGATGTGAGGATTGTGgaggaaagctttcggagGATGAAGGACAGAGAAAGAGATAAAGGGAAAGGTCGAGAAAGGCCGGAAGATACGCGGATAAAGGACAGAGATAGGGAGAAAGACCGGGAGAAAGCGAGAGAGCGGGGAGGGTCCCGCGCCTCGGTCACGCTGACCGAAGGTGGTTCGTCTGGTCGGAGTGTTAGCACAGTTGGTGATAGGGTTGAAAAGATCAAGAAAGAGAGGGATCGTCAGTTTACCTCACCTCTTCGCGATTCGCCAAAGGGCTTACTCTCGTGGTCCAGATTCTCCTCCTACGGATATTACTACTATACGACAACGACTAGCCCAGAGTGGGTCAAGTGGACCAACCTCGAGCAAGGTATCTTACGATAAAGGGTAAGTATGCCCCAGTGATTGATCAAACATTCTGAGAATTAACCACCGCTCTTCTCTCTACTCCTTTAAACTCCCGTCAATTTGTCAATTAAGATCGGaagacaaaaagaagaaaaagaagcggAAGCGAGACGAGGGAAGTGAAGTTGAAACAGGTATGTTGTGCCATCATAGTTCTCTTCTCCATGTTTCTCTCATGGACTCTTGACTGTTACATTTACGCTCTCATCTTCCAAGCTTTCGTCTTTACCTTCATACCTTTTCACACCACGTCAATGCAAGTGCCATTCGCTAATGATTTCCCTTTTTATCTCTCTTCTTCCACGACGCGGTGTATGTCACGGAAAATTTGATAACCTTCTCCTGATCTGATGCGCCGCCTCCTCACACGCGCAATTCCTCAGAACCGTCACACGTGAAGTCCGTTAAGGCTGGAACTGGAACAAGTGCTGGCTCGGTATGTCTAGTTAAACCGGAGTGTTCGTGCTTTTTGACCCATCATTTATGGCTAGGCTACGCCACAACACCCCTCCTTATCGCACTCGAGCTCCTCAAATGCTCACGGACATCCGAATAAAGGTTCCGTTTCATTAACAAAAACCTTCCCGTCATCTGCGTCGGCTAGCGGAAGTACTACAGGATACTTCAAGGTAAATCTCTCCGCAGTGTTTGCGGTTTTGCCCTGCTTACCGACACATGATATGTGCAGAATCTACCGGATTTCTCGTTACCCTCCGCGCCAATAGCTCCTCTCTTACCAACACGGCCACAATATACGCCCGTTCAGAAACATTATTCTGCAGTAGCGGAGGCAgcagcttcatcttctttagAACCCTCCACCAGTCAATTACCGTCTTCCTCcgatccttcttcttctcagcCGCCAACAAGTCAATTACCCCTCCCGCGACACCCCCACCTTCCAAAGTACGAACCGATACTACATGGCCCGCCCTCATCACACCCTGCACATCCTCTCCATCCTCTTGATATCCACGACGACTTCAGTAAATTAAAAGCCCCAGCACAGATCCTGGTTGGCACATTCTACGCTAGTATAGAACCATGGATACGTGCcatcaaagaagaagacgttGGTTTTTTAGAATGGGAAGGAGACATTGTGGAACCGTTTGTCATGCCAAAGCTGGGGCGGTGGTACGAGAGTGTCTGGGATGACTTAGATAACGGTGTCAAGAATGTTGATCCTGAACCGACAGGGAATAAGAATTGGGATCCACACAATACGAGTTTTGCTGCTCCAGAACCGCAATGGGATCCTTCGACGTTGAAGGATGAAGATCTGCAGAATGAAGAGCATGGGCATGGACCGTTGACGGAGAGGCTGATATCGGCGTTGATGCCGATAGAGGGTGCAATGAATAGCTGGAAAGGTGCTGTTTTTTGTGGGTGGTTGTGTTTCCCTATTGATGTCGTCTCGTTGTCTTTCTTCGCCCAGGTGTAAAAGCAGCGGAGGACGCTATGGAGGGCCGACCAGGAGGTAGCGGTGCTGCAGCTTCGAAAAGGGATAAGGTGGTGAGCGTAGCGGACTTGGAGACTAGGATTCGGGACACTATGAGAGCATACGGATTAATGGGTCCTCGTTCTTCTGGTGGTGGCGAGGGAGGTGAAGGATCAGTCACAATGGATGCCAGTGGAATGGTAAGTCGAGttgatttttttcttttggGGATGGCTCACTCCTAACCATCTCAGCCCGACTACTCTGAGAAAGTCGACGATCCGATCGCTACTGCTTTGCGCCATGCTCAAGCTGAGCTACGAACCGTCTCGGCCACGAATCGCGCACGTAAGCTGCGAGTGGCAGCTATTGCAAAAGATCGATTGAGTTATCAAGAGTACCTCGATTTGAGGGATTCCCTTGACAAGAATATAAATTTAGCCTACGCGAAGCTGCAAAAAAGGGATTCGGGGAGTACGAGAGGCAgaaagaaggggaagaaggatAAGGACAAAGAAAGGGGAGATTCAGTTGCGTTGTCAGTAAATGGCGTTTCGGCGAGTGTTAGCGGAACCCCAGCTCCGAATGCTAATGGGATTGATGGCgaacctccaccaccttGTCCTGCCGCCCTTGGGTTAGGACCGGATCCGGAAACCAATCATTTAGTGGTCGCGGAGCACCTGAACAGCCTTGTTGAAACTCGTCGAAAGTGGGTGGATACTGTCGGTGGAGTTTTTGAGGCGATGGAGAAGGAAACTCCAGGGAGAATATGGGGAATTCCGCAACGCAGTATCTACGAAGGGCTGGAAGCGGAAGTAGAGG harbors:
- a CDS encoding uncharacterized protein (BUSCO:EOG09261EMF) gives rise to the protein MLNSFPAVTQLRSSLLTQPLNKDAVPPTEELESLFSELKILKQRSVDRTKKAESDVRIVEESFRRMKDRERDKGKGRERPEDTRIKDRDREKDREKARERGGSRASVTLTEGGSSGRSVSTVGDRVEKIKKERDHSPPTDITTIRQRLAQSGSSGPTSSKVSYDKGSEDKKKKKKRKRDEGSEVETEPSHVKSVKAGTGTSAGSATPQHPSLSHSSSSNAHGHPNKGSVSLTKTFPSSASASGSTTGYFKNLPDFSLPSAPIAPLLPTRPQYTPVQKHYSAVAEAAASSSLEPSTSQLPSSSDPSSSQPPTSQLPLPRHPHLPKYEPILHGPPSSHPAHPLHPLDIHDDFSKLKAPAQILVGTFYASIEPWIRAIKEEDVGFLEWEGDIVEPFVMPKLGRWYESVWDDLDNGVKNVDPEPTGNKNWDPHNTSFAAPEPQWDPSTLKDEDLQNEEHGHGPLTERLISALMPIEGAMNSWKGVKAAEDAMEGRPGGSGAAASKRDKVVSVADLETRIRDTMRAYGLMGPRSSGGGEGGEGSVTMDASGMPDYSEKVDDPIATALRHAQAELRTVSATNRARKLRVAAIAKDRLSYQEYLDLRDSLDKNINLAYAKLQKRDSGSTRGRKKGKKDKDKERGDSVALSVNGVSASVSGTPAPNANGIDGEPPPPCPAALGLGPDPETNHLVVAEHLNSLVETRRKWVDTVGGVFEAMEKETPGRIWGIPQRSIYEGLEAEVEEILKERMGLLANMNGSNDGPAVNGHVNGAAKMDGIVETGVAKRSHLSSKGKERQRVDEMDIS
- a CDS encoding uncharacterized protein (BUSCO:EOG09263ZW6) encodes the protein MSRLSVLSTASSIEHVSSNVPRPPRPSILDRNLNKTRVADVSGSAFSFLFSELVQYTQSRVTGINDLERRLNTLGYRVGSRVLEITVWRAESSSKAPKREIRLLPALMFIHTHIWRAVFGKPADAIEKSVENADEYMIVDNDPLIERHISVPKDFSQLSCSSFTAGIVEAVLDGLCFPARVTAHNTPNSQYPSRTTILIKLEKSVLEREEVLKT